Within the Pseudoalteromonas ulvae UL12 genome, the region AGCTCAAAGACGGTATGACCTTGCCCGCAAAAGTTGAAATGATTGATGAACCTAATATCTGGCCACGAACCCCACCTATTCGCGAGCGCCAAAATATTCCTACCACTTGGTTATCTGTCACTCTCACTGAAGGACGAAATAGACAAGTAAGACGAATGACCGCGCACATTGGCCATCCTACTTTGCGCTTGATCCGTTACCGTGTTGGGCAATGGACGATAGAGGGTATCGAAAATGGTCAATTTAAAGATGTATCTAAGGTCCAATAATGCACAAACCTCATGTGACTGTTGCAGCCGTTGTTCAACATCAAGATAAGTATCTTTTTGTACTAGAAAAAGACAAAACAACTAATCAGCGGGTCATCAATCAACCTGCTGGGCACTTAGAGCAAAATGAGACCTTAATTGAAGCCTGCCAAAGAGAACTGCTCGAAGAAACAGGCTTACATTTACAGCCAGAAAGCTTCATTGGTACTTATCGATATCGTGCGCCCAATGGCATTGACTATCTAAGATTTTGTTTTTATTTTCAAGTTGATACCTTAGATCATCCTCTAGCACCACAAGACAGCGACATCGAACAAGCTCTCTGGTTAACAAAAAATGAGCTTCATCACTACACTTTGCGAAGTCCATTAGTGCTGCAATGCCTTACTGACTCGGAACAACGACCGAGAATGAGTTTAGAGTATATTTGTGGTTAATTAGCATTAAGTTACCATTTAGCCATCCGCAATTGCGTGCTACAATATGCGCCTTTAAAATCTTTAGTTAGTATCACTATGAGCGACAACAGTAACATCAAAGTCATCGTCGGTATGTCCGGTGGTGTCGATTCTTCCGTTTCTGCCTACTTGTTAATGCAACAAGGGTATCAGGTTGAAGGCCTTTTCATGAAAAACTGGGAAGAAGATGATACTGATGAATACTGCGCTGCAGCGGACGATCTCAAAGACGCTCAGGCTGTCTGTGAAAAATTAGGCATCCCTCTTCATACCGTCAATTTTGCTTCAGAATATTGGGATAACGTGTTCGAGTATTTCCTTGAGGAATACAAAGCGGGTCGTACCCCCAATCCAGATATCATGTGTAATAAGGAAATTAAATTTAAAGCCTTTTTACAATTTGCGGCAGAAGCTCTCAATGCTGATTTTATTGCTACAGGCCATTACGTTCGCCGTGCGCTGCGTGATGATCAATATGTCATGCTGCGTGGTGATGACAACAACAAAGATCAAAGCTATTTCTTATACACTCTCAGTCACGAACACTTAGCTCAAACCTTATTTCCTGTCGGCGAAATAGAAAAGCCAGAAGTAAGACGTATTGCAGAAGAGCAAAACCTGATCACACACGATAAAAAAGACAGCACCGGGATTTGCTTTATTGGTGAGCGTAAATTTAAAGATTTCTTACAAAAGTTTTTACCGGCACAACCTGGGAAAATTGAAGACACCGATGGTCAAGTTGTCGGCGATCACGAAGGTCTTATGTACCATACGTTAGGCCAGCGAAAAGGTCTGCTGATCGGTGGCATGAAAGAAGGCTCTGGCGAGCCATGGTATGTAGTCGATAAAGATCTCGAGCGTAATGTACTCGTTGTTGGTCAAGGAAAAGATCACCCGCGCCTTTATGCCAATGGTTTGATGGCAAATCAGTTGCATTGGGTCGACCGAGTCGGTCCAAAAACCACCTTACGCTGTACTGTTAAAACCCGTTATCGTCAAACCGATGTAGCTTGTACTTTGTTGGTTGGCGATGATGGCTATGCCCGCGTATTATTTGACCAACCCGAAAAAGCAGTCACTCCGGGTCAGTCAGCAGTATTTTATTCTGACGATGTATGTCTAGGCGGCGGCATTATCGATTCGGTTATCAAATGAGTATGCAAAACCAAGTAATGGCGCTGGCTGCAATGTGCCAAGTCGCTAAGTATGTGCAAAAAGTTGCTCAATACGGTCAACTAAATGACCATGATCTGGATATTATGCTGCTGAGTTTAATCCAAACCGATCCTGATAGCCCTGAAGAAATATACGGCTCGCATGGCAATTTGCGTGACGGTTATCGCCTGGTTGTTCAGCAGCTAGAAAGCGGCTCAGAAAAAGATATTGAAATGGTCAAATATGTCGGGGGGCTGATTCAACTCGAACGCGCTCTCAATGCTAAGCCACAAAACATGGCACTTCTTGGCAGTCGTCTTGATGACATCAAACGACGTTTGAATCATTTTGATATCCATGACGAAACAATCATCGCTAGTTTTGCTGATATTTACGCAGAAGTAGTCAGTCCTCTTGGCCAACGTATTCAGGTCTTTGGCAAACCGACTTTACTTTCTCACAAGCCTGTACAGAATAAAATCCGAGCCTTATTACTTGCCGGGATCCGTGCTGCGGTTCTTTGGCGTCAGATGGGTGGCAAGCGTCGTCACTTCTTTTTGGCAAAAGGTAAAATTGTTACAACTGCAAAATCAATGTATTAACTTAAGATCTTACATTATTATTAGGAGCTATTATGGAGCTTTCAGCGTTAACCGCTATCTCCCCTGTTGACGGTCGTTACGGCAGCAAAACATCAGAACTTCGCAGCATTTTCAGCGAATTTGGCTTGATAAAATACCGAGTGACGGTAGAAGTTCGTTGGTTACAAGCACTTTCACGTGCACAAGCGATTGCAGAAGTACCTGCATTCAGTGACCAAGCAAATGCGATTTTAGATGCCATCGTGACAGACTTTTCTGAAGCAGATGCGGCGCGTGTTAAGGAAATCGAACGCACCACTAATCACGATGTTAAAGCGGTTGAATACCTTCTAAAAGAAAAAGTAGCGAATAATCCAGAACTTAATGCTGTAAACGAGTTTATTCATTTTGCATGTACGTCTGAAGATATTAACAATCTATCTCACGCATTAATGTTATCTGAAGCCCGCAGTGCTGTTTTATTACCATACTGTGATCAGCTTTTAGACGCGATTAAAGGCTTAGCTCACCAATATCAAGCCATTCCAATGATGACTCGTACACACGGTCAGCCTGCTTCACCTTCGACTATGGGTAAAGAAATGGCTAACGTGTATGCACGTTTAAAACGTCAACGTGATCAAATCGCCAATATTGAAATGCTAGGTAAAGCAAACGGCGCTGTTGGTAACTACAACGCTCACCTAAGTGCTTACCCTGATTACGATTGGCATGCCCACGCAGAAGCCTTTATTACTGGTTTAGGTATTACATTCAATCCGTTTACTACACAAATAGAACCCCATGACTACATTGCGGAATTATTTGATGCAGTTGCACGTTTTAATACCATTCTTATCGATTTCGATCGTGATGTTTGGGGTTATATTGCCCTTGGCCATTTCAAGCAAAAAACCGTTGCAGGTGAAATCGGCTCATCTACTATGCCGCATAAAGTTAACCCTATCGACTTTGAAAACTCGGAAGGTAACTTAGGCTTAGCAAATGCGATATTTGGTCATTTAGCTCAAAAATTACCTATCTCTCGTTGGCAACGTGACTTAACAGATTCTACCGTGCTGCGTAATTTAGGTGTCGGTATGGGTTATGCTGTGATTGCTTACCAATCGACCCTAAAAGGGATCAGCAAACTAGAAGTCAATGAAGCAAAGTTGCTAGAAGAACTTGACCAAAACTGGGAATTACTTGCTGAACCAATTCAAACAGTGATGCGTAAATATGGCATCGAAAAGCCATATGAAAAACTCAAAGAGCTAACCCGTGGTAAGCGTGTTAATCAACAAATCATGGCTGACTTTATCGATGGCCTTGAGTTGCCTGAAGAAGCTAAAGTTGAAATGAAAAAATTAACACCAGCTAACTACATTGGCCGTGCTATTGAGTTAACGAATACTCTATAATAGCGCCATAGGCACTGTTTAATAAAAGCGAAAGGTCAGCCTTTCGCTTTTTTTTTCCCAAAAATGTGGATATCTGTAATATGTATGAATTAACCATCAATGGTTTAAGCAAGCAGCAATTTCTTGACCAATATTGGCAAAAAAAACCCTTGTTAATCAAAAAGGGATTCAATGATTTTATTGATCCGCTCAGTGCTGAAGAATTGGCCGGATTAGCGATGGAAGAATGCGTCGAGTCACGCATCGTCACCAACCACCAAGAAAAATGGCAAGCGCATCATGGGCCATTCGAAGACTTTTCATTACTCACAGATCACCATGCCACTCTTTTAGTACAGGCCGTCGATCATTGGCACCCAGAAGCCGCAGAGCTGCTCGCGCCATTTCGCTTTATCCCTAATTGGCGAATCGATGATTTAATGATTTCGTACTCAACTCCAGGTGGAGGTGTTGGCCCTCATCTTGATCAATACGACGTCTTCATCATTCAAGGAGCCGGTAAACGTCATTGGCGTGTCGGTGTGGCAGAACAAACACTCAATGAAGTGATCCCATGTAAAGATTTATTGCAAATCACACAATTTGAGGCAGTGATTGATACTGTGCTGGAGCCTGGTGATATTTTATATATTCCACCTGGTTGCCCTCATGAAGGCTATGCGACAGAAAATGCACTCAACTACTCTGTCGGTTTTCGTGCACCAAATCAAATCGATATGCTTTCATCATTTAGTGACTACTTAATTGATAACGAACTCGGTAAACAGCGTTATAGCGATCCCGATTTATTACTCACTGAGTCAATAGGCGAACTGACTCAAGCAGAATTTACACGTATTCAAAGCTTATTAATGAGTCAAATTCAACATACAGAGCAATTACAAAATTGGTTAGGACAATTTTTATCGACTGCCAAACATGACATGGATTTAGCGGCTCCTGATGAACCTTATACAGTAGAAGAAATCAAAGAGCTGTGCCAAGCGGATGACATCGTTTTGTATCGCGTTGGCGGCCTGCGTGCTATTTATCAACTTCAGCCTGATACACTCTTATTAAGCATTAATGGTACTAATTATAATTTACCATTAAATCAATTAGATGATGCAAAATTGTTAACAGAACAGACGCAAATCACATCCGACCAGTTAAAAAGTTCAATAAACAATCAAATTTTCATGCAAACCTTAACTACACTTATAAACGAGGGCTACTGGTATATTGAGTAAATGAGGGGTGTATATGTCTTACCACGTTCATCAAGTTAATTGGCTAAATAGTCAAAAAGAACTTAAGGCGATACGTGAAAAAGTCTTTGTGTGTGAATACCACATTCCCAAAAATGTTGAATTCGATACTCTCGATAGCTTAGCAAGACATATTATTTTAAAAAATGAACATGAAGCGGTCATAGCAACCGGCCGCTTAAGTGATGACGGTTTAATGAGCCGCGTCGCTGTGTTGGCCAGCCACAGAAATCAACAAGTGTACAAGATGGTCTTTAGTTTTTTGGTTGAATTAGCTAAAAAACAAGGAATTGAAAAAGTGTCGTTTAATTGTATTTTGCAAGAAACCGATAAATTTTTAAATGCGGGGTTTGAGGCGCAAGGCCATGTGTTTATGGAAGCCGGGATCCCAAGGCTACGCTTGAGTTGTCCCGT harbors:
- a CDS encoding NUDIX domain-containing protein, with protein sequence MHKPHVTVAAVVQHQDKYLFVLEKDKTTNQRVINQPAGHLEQNETLIEACQRELLEETGLHLQPESFIGTYRYRAPNGIDYLRFCFYFQVDTLDHPLAPQDSDIEQALWLTKNELHHYTLRSPLVLQCLTDSEQRPRMSLEYICG
- the mnmA gene encoding tRNA 2-thiouridine(34) synthase MnmA, encoding MSDNSNIKVIVGMSGGVDSSVSAYLLMQQGYQVEGLFMKNWEEDDTDEYCAAADDLKDAQAVCEKLGIPLHTVNFASEYWDNVFEYFLEEYKAGRTPNPDIMCNKEIKFKAFLQFAAEALNADFIATGHYVRRALRDDQYVMLRGDDNNKDQSYFLYTLSHEHLAQTLFPVGEIEKPEVRRIAEEQNLITHDKKDSTGICFIGERKFKDFLQKFLPAQPGKIEDTDGQVVGDHEGLMYHTLGQRKGLLIGGMKEGSGEPWYVVDKDLERNVLVVGQGKDHPRLYANGLMANQLHWVDRVGPKTTLRCTVKTRYRQTDVACTLLVGDDGYARVLFDQPEKAVTPGQSAVFYSDDVCLGGGIIDSVIK
- the hflD gene encoding high frequency lysogenization protein HflD; this translates as MSMQNQVMALAAMCQVAKYVQKVAQYGQLNDHDLDIMLLSLIQTDPDSPEEIYGSHGNLRDGYRLVVQQLESGSEKDIEMVKYVGGLIQLERALNAKPQNMALLGSRLDDIKRRLNHFDIHDETIIASFADIYAEVVSPLGQRIQVFGKPTLLSHKPVQNKIRALLLAGIRAAVLWRQMGGKRRHFFLAKGKIVTTAKSMY
- the purB gene encoding adenylosuccinate lyase, which encodes MELSALTAISPVDGRYGSKTSELRSIFSEFGLIKYRVTVEVRWLQALSRAQAIAEVPAFSDQANAILDAIVTDFSEADAARVKEIERTTNHDVKAVEYLLKEKVANNPELNAVNEFIHFACTSEDINNLSHALMLSEARSAVLLPYCDQLLDAIKGLAHQYQAIPMMTRTHGQPASPSTMGKEMANVYARLKRQRDQIANIEMLGKANGAVGNYNAHLSAYPDYDWHAHAEAFITGLGITFNPFTTQIEPHDYIAELFDAVARFNTILIDFDRDVWGYIALGHFKQKTVAGEIGSSTMPHKVNPIDFENSEGNLGLANAIFGHLAQKLPISRWQRDLTDSTVLRNLGVGMGYAVIAYQSTLKGISKLEVNEAKLLEELDQNWELLAEPIQTVMRKYGIEKPYEKLKELTRGKRVNQQIMADFIDGLELPEEAKVEMKKLTPANYIGRAIELTNTL
- a CDS encoding cupin domain-containing protein, encoding MYELTINGLSKQQFLDQYWQKKPLLIKKGFNDFIDPLSAEELAGLAMEECVESRIVTNHQEKWQAHHGPFEDFSLLTDHHATLLVQAVDHWHPEAAELLAPFRFIPNWRIDDLMISYSTPGGGVGPHLDQYDVFIIQGAGKRHWRVGVAEQTLNEVIPCKDLLQITQFEAVIDTVLEPGDILYIPPGCPHEGYATENALNYSVGFRAPNQIDMLSSFSDYLIDNELGKQRYSDPDLLLTESIGELTQAEFTRIQSLLMSQIQHTEQLQNWLGQFLSTAKHDMDLAAPDEPYTVEEIKELCQADDIVLYRVGGLRAIYQLQPDTLLLSINGTNYNLPLNQLDDAKLLTEQTQITSDQLKSSINNQIFMQTLTTLINEGYWYIE
- a CDS encoding GNAT family N-acetyltransferase, which translates into the protein MSYHVHQVNWLNSQKELKAIREKVFVCEYHIPKNVEFDTLDSLARHIILKNEHEAVIATGRLSDDGLMSRVAVLASHRNQQVYKMVFSFLVELAKKQGIEKVSFNCILQETDKFLNAGFEAQGHVFMEAGIPRLRLSCPVSNFNPEPFTLVH